A genome region from Triticum aestivum cultivar Chinese Spring chromosome 2B, IWGSC CS RefSeq v2.1, whole genome shotgun sequence includes the following:
- the LOC123043573 gene encoding ACT domain-containing protein ACR2 isoform X3, whose translation MVYGRYGLKEKPTVVVCVFHVRDQEGNKVYSKKAINYIEQAICTRDSPRFTVTRSNELASRPDVAAHYTGIEMIGHNRPGIFSEISAVLAEQGCNVMEAHAWSHKDSLACVAFVSDESTSSPINDPNRLASIQDHLGTVLGPGTSMDEDGHSARAHLLGADGLTSHPERRLHQLMFSSKDFDGHPGKACTAFPMLSLDGYKKGRRTVVSVDRCNEKGYSVVNVECVNRPKLMFDTVCTLTDMQFNVFHASVSSRGPFACQEYYIRHRDGHILDTADERCLVVKGVKAAVERRTCEGVKLELCTENNAGLLSYITRVLRENGLTVTQADIAMEGDKMKNTFYVQGISDNKIDMNVVESVRRELEPLPFQVKDDELLSRGQLEGEPVAERNGFCILGLLRSKIESLSHGFRLSSLQGSLAL comes from the exons TTTTCCATGTGAGAGATCAGGAAGGAAACAAGGTTTACAGCAAGAAGGCCATAAACTATATAGAGCAG GCAATATGTACTAGAGATTCTCCGAGGTTCACAGTGACGAGATCGAATGAGCTTGCGTCCAGACCTGATGTTGCCGCGCACTATACAGGAATTGAGATGATTGGCCACAACCGGCCTGGAATTTTCTCCGAGATATCTGCTGTTCTTGCTGAGCAGGGGTGTAATGTTATGGAAGCGCATGCTTGGAGCCATAAGGACAGCTTAGCCTGTGTTGCATTTGTGTCTGATGAATCAACATCATCCCCCATCAATGATCCGAACCGCTTAGCCTCTATTCAGGACCATCTTGGTACTGTTCTTGGACCTGGTACCTCAATGGATGAAGATGGGCATAGTGCAAGAGCTCATCTGCTTGGGGCTGATGGCCTGACAAGTCATCCTGAGCGTCGGTTGCACCAGCTAATGTTTTCTAGTAAAGATTTTGATGGACATCCAGGAAAGGCATGTACTGCCTTCCCAATGCTTAGTTTGGATGGTTACAAAAAGGGCAGGAGGACAGTTGTCTCTGTTGATCGGTGCAATGAGAAAGGATACTCAGTTGTAAATGTGGAATGTGTCAACCGGCCAAAGCTGATGTTTGACACTGTGTGCACGCTTACGGACATGCAATTCAATGTCTTCCATGCCTCGGTTTCTTCCCGTGGGCCTTTTGCCTGTCAG GAATACTACATCAGGCACAGGGATGGACATATTCTAGACACTGCAGATGAAAGATGCCTGGTTGTGAAAGGTGTGAAAGCTGCAGTCGAGCGTCGAACTTGTGAG GGTGTGAAGCTGGAGCTATGCACGGAGAACAACGCTGGTCTCCTCTCGTACATCACTAGGGTCCTCCGGGAGAACGGGTTAACCGTTACACAGGCAGACATCGCCATGGAAGGAGACAAGATGAAGAACACATTCTACGTGCAAGGCATATCAGACAACAAGATCGACATGAATGTTGTCGAGTCTGTCAGGAGGGAGCTTGAGCCCCTGCCCTTCCAGGTGAAGGATGATGAGCTTCTCTCCCGGGGGCAACTGGAAGGCGAACCGGTGGCCGAGAGAAACGGCTTCTGCATCCTTGGCCTGCTGAGGTCGAAGATAGAGAGCCTGTCTCATGGTTTCAGACTTTCATCTCTTCAGGGTAGTTTGGCTCTGTGA